The Castanea sativa cultivar Marrone di Chiusa Pesio chromosome 11, ASM4071231v1 genome contains a region encoding:
- the LOC142617169 gene encoding uncharacterized protein LOC142617169 has protein sequence MESETTVTATTTAVSSSSSTNWTIAGGSLVNSVTFESYLSNDQEEEEEDEETTIANSNLTTLDKSPLILRPPSPDSNPCEIKIGFTQKHEVRQVYVRSTARVYEIYYESGPQKDNEYLCTVRCGIAARDEEVFTTDIEGVTANLDGPRKGDGEEEIKNGSNLTTNEDGWVEVKAPCGPVVENKTIAVPSKADSMAWTSKQELYEATAEITDASPCTSLTLRLLSLQSKGCVCVDEVYVFADPVDDADFENQEGQIENSAGSSLMAMLVPTLLQFSKSTARNTDTRETQKFPESGSRSTDPTTFAAKIPQEGKSSITDHQDVKLQAVNGDGAGPAQLQNPPQVPVLEIKPDNPPYTHLERAMDQLVSRVARIEDLFLRFEENMLKPIGSIEARLERVEQQLEVLNKKSENSELPSRSRICAPEFSSNESVTYSFYNSVTGCLNCGSFESDKRDFCSEAISIPFNDTSDSVNATSVVPSLVVTAPEFSNVDDEEENLASESVTSPLKDKPKQAVSIDDALASALEGFVSSTSIQPPKYTQTLAVKAPEFSNEEDGNDDKKDSTRVQCEIDTDHSVSYDKTDGTESMKDSTSSDTFLEGERNVTRSLNDDYSEKTPEGAHNECQNYDRGEDDCQATGIDIGVSSAKPDVARTDSYQIVKENENEEVSNEISDILVPDNTNISDGVLPSQTENVSDTTQEGAVASLELVAATESKKSGSDILQKVLEFSYASAVDFKTPVLDVKFAFQETSKTWTPLEALLTDMQKLSIEPPFIEDTGDNDSSIGEQSSLILVEDGEPSAPATNGHFSLDTNYCNLMDVALITEGESRQDYRPCCCSHESFAASLI, from the exons TTGGTTTCACTCAAAAGCATGAGGTGAGGCAGGTATATGTTCGAAGTACTGCTCGAGTCTATGAGATATACTATGAATCTGGCCCACAGAAAGACAATGAGTATCTGTGTACTGTTCGCTGCGGTATTGCTGCTAGAGATGAGGAAGTGTTCACAACTGACATTGAAGGTGTTACTGCCAATCTGGATGGGCCTAGAAAAGGCGACGGTgaagaagagataaaaaatgGTAGTAATTTGACCACCAATGAAGATGGCTGGGTTGAAGTGAAAGCCCCTTGTGGTCCTGTGGTTGAGAATAAAACCATTGCTGTGCCATCAAAGGCTGATAGCATGGCATGGACAAGCAAACAG GAGTTATATGAGGCTACAGCAGAGATTACTGATGCTAGTCCTTGCACATCCCTCACACTTCGTCTGCTCTCACTTCAGAGTAAAGGGTGTGTCTGTGTTGATGAAGTGTATGTGTTTGCGGATCCTGTTGATGATGCTGATTTTGAAAATCAAGAGGGTCAGATTGAAAACTCAGCTGGAAGTTCTCTTATGGCCATGCTTGTACCTACCCTTTTGCAGTTTTCCAAGTCGACTGCACGCAATACTGATACAAGGGAAACGCAGAAATTCCCAGAGTCTGGTTCAAGATCAACTGATCCAACAACTTTTGCTGCTAAAATTCCGCAGGAAGGAAAATCCAGCATAACTGACCATCAAGATGTCAAGTTGCAAGCAGTGAATGGTGATGGTGCTGGTCCAGCTCAGTTACAGAACCCTCCACAAGTTCCTGTTTTAGAAATCAAGCCTGATAACCCGCCATATACTCATCTTGAAAGAGCCATGGATCAACTTGTTTCTCGAGTGGCCAGAATAGAAGATCTTTTTTTGAGGTTTGAAGAAAACATGCTAAAGCCCATAGGCAGCATTGAGGCAAGACTCGAGAGAGTAGAGCAGCAACTTGAAGTGCTAAACAAGAAATCAGAGAATTCTGAATTGCCATCTCGCTCAAGAATTTGTGCTCCTGAATTTTCTAGCAATGAATCAGTTACCTACTCCTTTTACAATAGTGTAACTGGTTGTCTCAATTGTGGGTCATTTGAATCAGATAAGAGGGATTTTTGTTCAGAAGCCATATCCATCCCTTTTAATGATACATCTGATTCAGTAAATGCTACTTCGGTGGTCCCAAGTCTAGTAGTTACAGCTCCTGAGTTTTCAAATGTTGATGATGAGGAAGAAAATTTGGCGTCTGAATCAGTGACAAGTCCTTTAAAGGATAAACCAAAGCAGGCTGTGTCAATTGATGATGCTTTGGCATCAGCACTGGAAGGATTTGTATCTTCAACTTCAATTCAGCCTCCAAAATATACTCAAACTCTTGCAGTTAAAGCCCCTGAGTTCTCGAATGAAGAAGATGGAAACGACGATAAAAAAGATTCAACTAGAGTTCAATGCGAAATAGATACAGATCATTCAGTTTCTTATGATAAAACAGATGGGACAGAGAGCATGAAAGATTCAACTTCATCCGATACTTTTTTAGAGGGTGAAAGGAATGTGACTAGATCTCTTAATGATGACTACTCAGAGAAGACACCCGAGGGGGCTCACAACGAATGCCAGAACTATGACAGAGGAGAAGACGATTGTCAGGCCACAGGAATCGACATTGGTGTCTCTTCAGCTAAACCTGATGTGGCAAGAACAGATTCCTATCAGATAgtgaaggaaaatgaaaatgaagaagtGAGCAATGAGATAAGTGACATCTTAGTTCCTGATAATACTAATATCTCAGATGGTGTGCTTCCAAGTCAGACCGAGAATGTCTCTGATACTACCCAGGAAGGAGCTGTTGCAAGCTTGGAATTAGTTGCTGCTACTGAAAGCAAAAAGTCTGGGTCTGACATTCTGCAGAaagttcttgaattttcttatgcttctgcagtggatTTCAAGACTCCAGTTCTGGATGTGAAATTTGCATTTCAGGAGACTTCTAAGACTTGGACTCCCCTTGAAGCTCTTTTGACCGACATGCAGAAATTAAGTATTGAACCTCCTTTCATTGAGGATACTGGTGACAATGATTCCTCCATTGGCGAGCAATCCAGCTTAATTTTGGTGGAGGATGGTGAACCATCTGCTCCAGCAACCAATGGCCATTTTTCACTGGATACAAACTACTGTAATTTAATGGACGTGGCTTTGATCACCGAGGGCGAAAGCCGGCAGGATTATCGTCCATGCTGCTGCAGCCATGAATCGTTTGCAGCAAGTCTGATATGA
- the LOC142617732 gene encoding actin-related protein 7, whose amino-acid sequence MEAAVVDAGSKFLKAGPAIPDQAPSMIIPTQMKRMPEDGSMDDSSLSEEIIIDPVVRGYIRDWDAMEDLLHHVLYSGLGWEMGNEGQILFTDPLSTPKAVREQLVQLMFETFNISGFYASEQAVLSLYAVGRISGCTVDIGHGKIDIAPVIEGAVQHIASRRFEIGGIDLTKLLAQELHKSNPLVNISMSDVEKIKEQYSCCADDELAYDKTKNSCQIEKHTLPDGQVITIGREKYTVGEALFQPSLLGLEAHGIVEQLVRSISTVSSDNHRQLLENTVLCGGTASMPGFEDRFQKEASLCSSAVRPALVKAPEYMPENLTVCSAWVGGAILAKVVFPQNQHITKADYDETGPSIVHRKCF is encoded by the exons ATGGAGGCTGCGGTGGTCGATGCCGGCTCCAAGTTTCTCAAAGCCGGTCCCGCCATTCCTGATCAAGCTCCTTCCATG ATAATTCCTACCCAAATGAAACGCATGCCTGAAGATGGATCAATGGATGATAGTTCACTGTCTGAGGAAATTATTATTGATCCAGTTGTTCGAGGTTACATTAGAGACTGGGATGCCATGGAAGATCTGTTGCACCATGTTCTATATTCTGGTCTTGGATGGGAGATGGGCAATGAAGGACAAATATTATTTACAGATCCCCTTTCTACCCCCAAg GCTGTCAGAGAACAGTTGGTGCAGCTGATGTTTGAAACGTTCAACATCTCAGGCTTTTATGCATCAGAGCAAGCAGTGTTATCACTATATGCCGTTGGACGTATCTCAGGATGCACTGTCGATATTGGTCATGGAAAGATAG ATATTGCTCCAGTAATTGAAGGTGCCGTTCAGCATATTGCCTCTAGAAGATTTGAAATTGGAGGTATTGATTTGACAAAGTTACTTGCTCAAGAGCTTCACAAATCTAATCCGCTAGTTAATATCAGCATGTCTGATgttgagaaaataaaagagcaaTATTCGTGTTGTGCGGATGATGAACTTGCTTATGACAAGACCAAAAATTCATGCCAGATAGAGAAGCATACCCTTCCTGATGGACAG GTGATAACGATTGGAAGAGAGAAATATACTGTTGGCGAGGCTTTATTTCAACCATCTTTATTGGGTTTAGAGGCACATGGAATTGTTGAGCAGCTAGTTCGGAGTATATCAACTGTGTCATCTGATAACCACCGGCAGCTGCTAGAAAACACTGTACTCTGTGGTGGCACTGCTTCGATGCCTG GTTTTGAAGACAGGTTTCAGAAAGAAGCTAGCCTGTGCTCATCTGCTGTTCGTCCTGCTCTGGTCAAG GCTCCAGAATATATGCCAGAGAATTTGACAGTGTGTTCAGCATGGGTGGGAGGTGCAATACTTGCCAAAGTTGTCTTTCCCC